The following proteins are co-located in the Euwallacea fornicatus isolate EFF26 chromosome 16, ASM4011564v1, whole genome shotgun sequence genome:
- the beta-Spec gene encoding spectrin beta chain isoform X6 has translation MTTDISIVRWDPTIQQQIEEDYEYDGGNSSSRLFERSRIKALADERESVQKKTFQKWVNSHLVRVNSRVHDLYTDLRDGKNLIKLLEVLSGERLPRPTKGKMRIHCLENVDKALQFLKEQRVHLENMGSHDIVDGNPRLSLGLIWTIILRFQIQDITIEETDNQETKSAKDALLLWCQMKTAGYNNVNVRNFTTSWRDGLAFNALIHKHRPDLIQFEKLSKSNPIYNLNNSFNVAEDKLGLTKLLDAEDVFVEQPDEKSIITYVVTYYHYFSKMKQETVQGKRIGKVVGIAMDNDRMIKEYESLTSDLLAWIEATISALGEREFANSLVGVQQQLGQFSNYRTVEKPPKFVEKGNLEILLFTLQSKMRANNQRPYTPREGKMISDINKAWERLEKAEHERELALREELIRQEKLEQLAARFNRKASMRETWLSENQRLVSQDNFGRDLAAVEAAAKKHEAIETDIFAYEERVQAVVSVAAELEAENYHDMERINARKENVLRLWNYLLELLRARRNRLDLSLQLQQNFQEMLHILDAMEELKARLLIDDLGKHLMGVEDLLQKHNLLEADINILGERVKAVASQSQKFVDVEGDEGYKPCDPQLVLERVQQLQEAYAQLVRLAVERRSRLEESRKLWQFYWDMADEDNWIKEKEQIVSTSDIGHDLTTVNLLLSKHRILENELSAHEPQLEAALSVGEELIQSGHFGAKEIQDRLSEIREAWKHLLDLAAYRRKRLEEAVDYHQLFADADDVDIWMLDTLRLVSSEDVGRDEGNAQSLLKKHKDVTDELKNYVSIIDSLHQQAEALGPEVANSPEVSQRLASIDSRYKELLELAKLRKQRLLDALSLYRLLSESDGVEQWISEKDRMLQTMIPARDIEDVEIMKHRYDGFEKEMNANASRVALVNQLARQLLHVEHPNSEQITARQNQLNQKWAELREKADAKRDELSSAHGVQTFHIECRETTTWIEDKVRILQETDSLEMDLTGIMTLQRRLSGMERDLAAIQAKLNSLQKEAEKIEDEHPEEAAVIRERIVQIQVIWERLTQMLKERDAKLEEAGDLHRFLRDLDHFQSWLTKTQTDIASEDTPNSLPEAEKLLSQHQAIREEIDNYTDDYTKMMDYGEKITADPSTQDDPQYMFLRERLKALKDGWDEIHQMWDNRQHLLSQSLSLQLLERDARQAEVILNQQEHTLSKDETPTTLEQAENLLKRHEAFLATMEANDDKINTVVEFSRRLCDEGHFATDKIGKRADNLDERRLANKEKAHALFERLRDQLELHQFLRDCDELGEWIQEKHITAQDETYRSAKTVHSKWTRHQAFEAEIGANKERLHNLERAGEELAKEKPEYANIIKPKIEELTDQFDVLEQTTKEKGERLFDANREVLIHQTCDDIDSWMNELEKQIESDDTGSDLASVNILMQKQQMIETQMAVKARQVDELEKQTKHLETAAPDKDINEIKVKKTKVEERFQLLKQPLIERQIILEKKKEALQFRRDIEDELLWISEKMPLATSTEYGNNLFQVNTLQKKNQSLQTEVDNHEPRINTVCNNGQKLIDEGHEDSTEFSRLINELHKAWQELKDAIDRRREYLQRNERAQQYLFDANEAESWMSEQELYMMVEDRGKDESSARNFMKKHESLEAAVEAYADTIRGLGETVKALTAEGHPLAEQVTVKQSQLDKLYAGLKDLAQERRAKLDEALQLFLLNRDVGDLEQWIADREVVASSHELGQDYDHVTLLWERFKEFAHDTETIGSERVAAVNDIADSLIAAGHSDSATIAEWKDGLNEAWTDLLELIDTRTQMLAASRELHKFFHDCKDVLSRIIEKQVAMSDELGRDAGSVSALQRKHQNFLQDLLTLQSQVQQIQEESAKLQASYAGDRAKEITNREQEVVSAWANLQLACDQRRGKLADTGDLFKFFNLVRTLMQWMDDVVRQMNTSEKPRDVGGVELLMSNHQSLKAEIDAREDNFTSCINLGKELLSRNHYASAEITDKLVTLNNHRQGVVQRWDERWENLQLILEVYQFARDAAVAEAWLIAQEPYLMSTELGHTIDDVENLIKKHEAFEKSAAAQEERFSALERLTTFEIREMKRREAAEAEESARREREEAERRAALEAASRPKEPESTSADRPDAGAAAFEERPEGSSPDEDGFEGSLVRKHEWESTTNKATNRSWDKVYLVLRGSQLAFYKDSKTAKTTPEQRFKGETALQLHGATASVASDYKKKKHVWRLKLENGGEFLFQAQNDAEMNTWISHINAHADTTASGPSRSQTLPASAQKEDQKRRSFFTLKKT, from the exons ATGACTACAGACATAAGCATAGTGCGGTGGGATCCCACCATACAGCAGCAGATTGAGGAGGACTATGAATATGACGGAGGCAACTCGTCTTCCAGGCTGTTCGAACGGTCCAGGATAAAAGCCCTTGCAG ATGAGAGGGAGAGCGTTCAAAAGAAaacctttcaaaaatgggtaaATTCGCATTTAGTACGCGTAAATTCGCGCGTTCACGACCTTTACACCGACCTCAGGGACGGCAAAAATCTTATTAAATTGTTAGAGGTCTTATCCGGAGAGCGTTTGCCGCGTCCCACCAAAGGAAAAATGAGAATTCACTGCCTTGAAAATGTCGATAAAGCACTGCAGTTCCTCAAAGAGCAAAGGGTTCACCTAGAAAATATGGGTTCGCACGATATCGTAGATGGAAACCCGAGACTGTCATTAGGTCTCATATGGACTATAATCCTGCGCTTCCAAATTCAGGATATTACGATCGAAGAAACGGACAACCAAGAAACCAAATCGGCTAAAGATGCTTTGCTGCTTTGGTGCCAAATGAAAACTGCTGGTTACAATAACGTAAATGTGAGGAACTTCACTACTTCTTGGAGAGATGGACTGGCTTTCAATGCTCTAATCCACAAACACCGGCCAGATTTGATTCAGTTcgaaaaattgtcaaagtCTAACCCAATTTATAACTTGAATAATTCCTTTAATGTTGCCGAAGACAAACTTGGACTTACGAAATTGCTCGACGCAGAGGACGTTTTCGTTGAACAACCCGATGAAAAATCCATAATCACCTATGTTGTCACCTATTATCACTACTTCAGCAAAATGAAGCAAGAGACTGTGCAAGGTAAACGTATTGGCAAGGTAGTGGGCATTGCCATGGATAATGACAGGATGATCAAAGAGTACGAGAGCCTTACCAGCGACCTCCTAGCTTGGATCGAAGCCACAATTTCAGCTCTTGGGGAACGCGAGTTTGCTAATAGTTTAGTAGGTGTACAACAGCAACTTGGACAATTCAGCAATTACAGAACCGTGGAAAAACCACCGAAATTTGTTGAGAAAGGCAATCTAGAAATCCTTCTCTTTACTCTTCAATCAAAGATGAGGGCAAACAACCAACGTCCTTACACTCCTAGAGAAGGAAAAATGATTTCGGACATAAATAAAGCTTGGGAGAGGTTAGAAAAAGCAGAACACGAACGAGAATTAGCTCTAAGGGAAGAGTTGATCAGACAAGAGAAGTTGGAGCAGTTGGCTGCTAGATTTAACAGGAAGGCGAGTATGAGAGAAACCTGGTTGAGTGAAAATCAACGTCTGGTATCTCAAGACAACTTCGGAAGAGATTTGGCAGCTGTGGAAGCAGCTGCAAAGAAACATGAGGCAATTGAGACAGATATCTTTGCTTATGAAGAACGTGTGCAAGCTGTAGTGTCCGTTGCCGCAGAATTGGAAGCCGAAAATTATCACGACATGGAAAGAATCAACGCAAGGAAAGAAAATGTCCTACGCCTATGGAATTATCTTTTGGAATTGCTTAGAGCTCGTAGAAATAGACTAGACCTCTCTTTGCAGCTACAACAGAACTTCCAAGAGATGTTGCACATTTTAGATGCCATGGAGGAATTGAAAGCACGATTGTTGATTGACGATTTGGGCAAACATCTCATGGGAGTAGAGGACCTACTACAGAAACACAACTTGCTGGAAGCCGACATCAATATTCTCGGCGAAAGGGTGAAAGCTGTTGCTAGTCAGAGCCAGAAATTCGTTGACGTTGAAGGAGACGAGGGATACAAACCGTGCGATCCTCAGCTGGTTTTGGAGCGAGTTCAGCAACTGCAAGAGGCCTATGCTCAACTCGTAAGGCTAGCAGTAGAGCGGCGATCTAGATTAGAAGAGAGTAGAAAACTGTGGCAATTCTATTGGGATATGGCCGATGAGGACAACTGGATTAAGGAGAAAGAGCAAATTGTTTCTACCTCAGACATTGGACACGATCTCACTACCGTTAATCTTCTCCTCAGCAAACACAGAATTTTGGAGAACGAACTCTCCGCTCACGAACCTCAGCTTGAGGCGGCCCTTAGTGTAGGAGAAGAACTGATCCAATCTGGCCACTTTGGGGCCAAGGAAATACAAGATAGGCTCTCCGAAATCAGAGAAGCCTGGAAGCATTTGCTCGACTTGGCTGCTTATCGTAGGAAACGTCTTGAAGAGGCTGTTGATTATCACCAGTTGTTTGCTGACGCCGACGACGTTGATATTTGGATGCTTGATACGTTAAGGTTGGTCTCCAGTGAAGATGTAGGCCGCGACGAAGGCAATGCCCAATCGttacttaaaaaacataaagacGTTACTGATGAGCTCAAGAATTACGTCAGTATTATTGACAGTTTGCATCAACAAGCCGAAGCCTTGGGTCCTGAAGTGGCCAACTCCCCCGAAGTATCGCAAAGACTCGCCTCCATCGATAGCCGCTACAAGGAGCTGTTGGAGCTTGCTAAACTTAGAAAACAGCGTTTACTTGACGCTTTGTCTTTGTATAGATTACTCTCGGAGAGCGATGGCGTGGAACAATGGATTAGCGAGAAAGACCGTATGTTGCAAACTATGATTCCAGCTCGGGACATCGAAGACGTCGAGATCATGAAGCACCGCTACGACGGGTTTGAGAAAGAGATGAACGCCAATGCTTCGAGAGTTGCCCTGGTCAATCAACTGGCAAGACAACTGCTGCACGTAGAACATCCCAATTCAGAACAAATCACTGCCAGGCAAAATCAACTTAACCAGAAATGGGCGGAACTTCGTGAAAAGGCCGATGCTAAACGCGACGAACTCAGTTCCGCTCATGGAGTGCAAACCTTCCACATCGAATGCCGTGAAACAACTACCTGGATCGAAGATAAGGTCAGGATTCTCCAGGAAACTGATAGTTTGGAAATGGATCTTACTGGAATCATGACGTTGCAACGACGCCTCTCCGGAATGGAAAGAGACTTGGCTGCAATTCAGGCCAAACTCAATTCCCTTCAGAAGGAGGCTGAAAAGATCGAGGATGAACATCCCGAAGAAGCAGCTGTCATTAGAGAGCGCATTGTACAAATTCAAGTTATCTGGGAAAGATTAACACAGATGCTCAAAGAGAGGGACGCCAAATTGGAAGAAGCTGGTGATCTTCACAGGTTCCTCAGGGATTTGGATCACTTCCAATCTTGGCttacaaaaactcaaactgATATTGCGTCAGAAGATACTCCCAATTCATTGCCTGAAGCTGAAAAGCTCTTGTCTCAACATCAAGCTATCAGAGAAGAAATCGATAATTACACCGATGACTATACCAAGATGATGGATTATGGTGAGAAAATTACCGCAGATCCAAGTACACAAGACGATCCTCAGTACATGTTCTTGAGGGAGCGTCTAAAGGCATTGAAAGATGGCTGGGATGAAATTCACCAAATGTGGGATAACAGACAGCATCTTCTCTCGCAGTCTTTGAGCTTGCAGTTGCTTGAACGCGATGCCCGCCAAGCTGAAGTCATTCTTAACCAACAAGAACACACTCTCAGCAAAGACGAAACTCCGACCACCCTCGAGCAAGCCGAAAACCTTCTCAAGCGTCACGAGGCCTTCTTGGCAACTATGGAAGCCAACGATGACAAAATCAACACTGTTGTCGAATTCTCGCGAAGACTTTGTGACGAAGGGCATTTCGCCACTGATAAGATTGGCAAACGCGCTGATAATTTGGATGAGCGTCGTCTTGCCAACAAGGAGAAGGCACACGCTCTGTTTGAGAGATTGCGAGATCAATTGGAACTTCATCAGTTCTTGAGAGACTGCGACGAATTAGGAGAATGGATCCAGGAGAAGCACATTACTGCCCAAGACGAGACTTACCGGTCTGCGAAGACCGTGCATTCTAAATGGACTAGACACCAAGCCTTTGAAGCTGAAATTGGTGCCAACAAGGAGCGATTGCACAATTTGGAGCGTGCAGGAGAAGAATTGGCTAAAGAGAAGCCGGAGTATGCCAACATTATTAAACCTAAGATTGAGGAACTTACGGATCAGTTCGATGTTTTGGAACAAACCACTAAGGAAAAGGGTGAACGACTGTTTGACGCTAACCGCGAGGTACTCATTCACCAAACTTGCGACGATATCGACTCATGGATGAACGAACTCGAAAAACAAATCGAAAGCGACGATACTGGTTCCGATTTGGCTTCTGTCAATATTTTGATGCAGAAGCAGCAAATGATCGAAACTCAAATGGCTGTTAAAGCTAGACAAGTAGATGAATTAGAGAAACAAACCAAACACTTGGAGACTGCAGCTCCCGACAAAGACATCAacgaaattaaagttaaaaagacCAAGGTCGAAGAAAGATTCCAACTCCTTAAACAACCGCTTATTGAAAGGCAAATTATACTGGAGAAGAAGAAGGAAGCTTTGCAGTTCAGAAGGGACATTGAAGACGAGCTACTTTGGATATCGGAGAAAATGCCCCTTGCCACTTCCACCGAGTACGGTAACAATCTCTTCCAAGTGAACACCTTGCAAAAGAAAAACCAGTCTCTGCAAACTGAAGTAGATAATCACGAGCCACGCATCAACACCGTGTGCAACAATGGCCAAAAACTGATTGACGAAGGCCACGAAGACTCAACTGAATTCAGCAGACTCATCAACGAGCTACACAAGGCGTGGCAAGAGCTTAAAGATGCCATTGATAGACGTAGAGAATACCTGCAGAGAAATGAGCGGGCTCAGCAATATTTGTTCGATGCCAACGAGGCTGAGAGCTGGATGAGCGAACAAGAATTGTATATGATGGTGGAAGACCGGGGCAAGGATGAAAGTAGCGCCAGGAATTTCATGAAGAAACACGAAAGTCTCGAAGCCGCCGTTGAGGCCTATGCTGACACCATAAGAGGTTTAGGCGAAACTGTAAAAGCATTAACTGCGGAAGGTCATCCATTGGCCGAGCAGGTCACCGTAAAACAATCCCAACTTGACAAATTGTATGCGGGTCTTAAAGATTTAGCCCAAGAAAGACGCGCCAAATTGGACGAAGCTTTGCAACTCTTCCTTCTTAACAGAGACGTCGGTGATCTTGAACAGTGGATCGCGGATAGGGAGGTCGTGGCCTCTTCCCACGAACTTGGTCAAGACTATGACCACGTAACTCTGCTTTGGGAACGTTTCAAAGAATTCGCTCATGACACGGAGACTATTGGTAGTGAAAGAGTTGCCGCTGTTAATGATATTGCGGATTCGCTCATCGCAGCTGGACATAGTGATTCAGCCACAATAGCAGAATGGAAGGATGGCCTAAACGAAGCATGGACGGATCTGTTAGAATTAATAGACACACGTACGCAAATGCTCGCGGCGTCCCGGGAACTGCATAAGTTCTTCCATGACTGTAAGGACGTCCTGAGCCGAATTATAGAGAAACAGGTGGCGATGTCGGACGAATTGGGACGCGACGCCGGCTCAGTTTCAGCATTGCAACGTAAACACCAAAATTTCCTGCAGGACTTGTTGACCCTGCAGAGCCAAGTACAGCAGATCCAAGAAGAATCTGCCAAGTTGCAGGCTAGTTATGCCGGTGATCGAGCCAAGGAGATCACCAATAGAGAACAGGAAGTTGTATCTGCTTGGGCCAATCTACAGCTGGCCTGCGATCAACGCAGGGGCAAATTGGCCGACACTGGAGAtctatttaaattctttaatcTGGTCAGGACTTTGATGCAATGGATGGACGATGTCGTTCGACAGATGAACACTAGCGAGAAACCTCGTGATGTTGGCGGCGTGGAATTGCTGATGAGCAATCATCAGAGCCTTAAAGCGGAGATCGATGCCAGAGAGGACAACTTCACTTCGTGCATAAACCTGGGTAAGGAACTGCTGAGCCGGAACCATTATGCCAGCGCTGAAATCACCGACAAACTGGTTACTTTGAACAATCACAGGCAAGGAGTAGTGCAACGGTGGGATGAAAG ATGGGAAAACCTGCAACTTATCCTGGAAGTATACCAGTTCGCACGGGACGCAGCTGTTGCTGAAGCATGGCTGATCGCCCAAGAGCCATACTTGATGAGTACAGAACTAGGACATACCATTGACGACgtggaaaatttgatcaaGAAACACGAAGCATTTGAGAAGTCTGCAGCCGCTCAAGAGGAGAGATTTAGTGCATTGGAAAGATTGACCACG TTTGAAATTCGCGAAATGAAACGTCGTGAGGCCGCCGAAGCCGAAGAAAGTGCTCGTAGAGAAAGGGAAGAAGCTGAACGAAGAGCTGCGTTGGAAGCTGCCTCTAGACCTAAGGAACCAGAATCTACTTCTGCGGATCGACCAGACGCAGGTGCAGCTGCCTTCGAGGAGAGACCAG